In the Leptotrichia sp. oral taxon 212 genome, one interval contains:
- the cas2 gene encoding CRISPR-associated endonuclease Cas2 produces MYVILVYDISTDDNGARISRNVFKICKKYLTHVQKSVFEGEITPVLLRKLYLELRKYIREDKDSVLLFKTRQEKWLEKEFWGMEDDKTSNFF; encoded by the coding sequence ATGTATGTTATATTAGTATATGATATTTCAACAGATGACAATGGAGCAAGGATTTCTCGTAATGTTTTTAAAATTTGTAAAAAATATTTAACACATGTTCAGAAATCAGTTTTTGAAGGTGAAATAACACCAGTATTGTTAAGGAAACTTTATTTAGAATTAAGGAAATATATTAGAGAGGACAAGGACTCAGTCTTATTATTTAAAACAAGGCAGGAAAAATGGCTTGAAAAGGAATTCTGGGGAATGGAAGATGATAAGACTTCTAATTTTTTTTGA
- the cas1b gene encoding type I-B CRISPR-associated endonuclease Cas1b, whose product MSESYFIFSNGELKRKDNVVRITALDGRFKDIKVEMTRDIYLFGEVSLNTKCLNYLATLKIPVHVFNYYGFYTGTFYPKETNVSGKLFVKQVENYTNNSKRTEIAQLIIDAASSNILRNLRYYQERGKDFEEIIEQIKALKKGIFRTQNVEELMGVEGSIRKIYYDSWNIIINQEIDFEKRVKRPPDNMINTMISFLNTLVYTACLSEIYVSQLNPTISYLHSVGDRRFSLSLDLAEIFKPLLADRVIFSLLNKKMITEKDFAKDSNYFYMKEKAQKLILKTFNERLETTIKHRDLGRSVSYRHLMRLEAYKIVKHLMEDKKYEGFKIWW is encoded by the coding sequence ATGTCTGAAAGTTATTTTATATTTTCAAATGGAGAATTAAAGAGGAAAGATAATGTTGTAAGAATAACAGCATTGGATGGAAGATTCAAGGATATAAAGGTTGAAATGACAAGGGACATATATTTATTTGGTGAAGTTTCCCTTAATACAAAATGTTTAAATTATCTTGCAACTTTAAAAATACCTGTACATGTGTTTAATTATTATGGTTTCTATACAGGGACTTTTTATCCTAAGGAAACGAATGTTTCAGGAAAATTATTTGTTAAACAGGTTGAAAATTATACAAATAACAGTAAAAGAACAGAAATTGCACAGCTGATAATTGATGCTGCAAGTTCAAATATATTAAGAAACCTAAGATACTATCAGGAAAGAGGAAAAGACTTCGAAGAAATTATAGAACAGATAAAAGCTTTAAAAAAGGGCATTTTCAGAACACAAAATGTTGAAGAACTTATGGGAGTTGAAGGAAGTATAAGAAAAATATATTATGACAGCTGGAATATTATTATAAATCAGGAAATTGATTTTGAAAAAAGAGTAAAAAGACCACCTGATAATATGATAAATACTATGATTTCTTTTTTGAATACATTAGTTTATACTGCCTGTCTGTCTGAAATATATGTTAGTCAGTTGAATCCTACGATAAGTTATTTACATAGTGTAGGAGATAGAAGATTTTCATTGTCACTTGATCTTGCTGAAATTTTTAAACCTTTACTTGCCGATAGAGTTATTTTTTCTTTACTGAATAAGAAAATGATTACAGAAAAAGATTTTGCCAAAGACTCAAATTATTTTTATATGAAAGAGAAAGCACAGAAATTAATTTTAAAAACTTTTAATGAAAGACTTGAAACTACTATAAAACATAGGGACTTAGGAAGGAGTGTATCATATAGACACCTTATGAGATTAGAAGCATATAAAATAGTGAAACACTTAATGGAAGATAAAAAATACGAAGGATTTAAAATATGGTGGTAG